GCCGAAGCGGCGCTGGTCGATGCGTCCCTCCGGGGTGCGGTTGAAGGGCAGGCCCATCTTCTCGAGGTCGAGGACGGCCTCGATGGCTTCCTTCGCCATCACCTCGGCGGCGTCCTGGTCGACGAGGTAGTCACCGCCCTTGACGGTGTCGAAGGTGTGCCACTCCCAGTTGTCCTCCTCGACGTTGGCGAGGGCCGCGCACATACCGCCCTGCGCGGCACCCGTGTGGGAGCGGGTGGGGTAGAGCTTCGTCAGGACGGCCGTACGGGCCCGCTGGCCCGATTCGATGGCTGCGCGCATCCCTGCGCCACCGGCGCCGACGATGACGACGTCGTACTTGTGGACCTGCATGCTGGTCGCTCTTTCTGTTGAAACCGGTGTCGGTGCATGGGGGCGCTCCGATGAGCCTGCCACGCGGGGGCTGCCGGGAACCGGCAGGTACTTCGGGTAGTGCTACGGAGCAGTACTACGGGGTGGGGCAGTAGTCGGCGACGTGGGCGACGCCGTCGATCACGGGGCACGGATCGAAGGTGAAGATCACGAGGGTGCCGAGGACCACGATGACGAGGGTCGCCGTGTAGAGCACGCCCTTGAGCCACATGCGGGTGCTGTTCTTGTCCGCGTAGTCGTTGATGATCACGCGGATACCGTTGGTCCCGTGCAGCATGGCGAGCCACAGCATCGTGAGGTCCCAGATCTGCCAGAACGGGCTGGCCCACTTGCCGGCCACGAAGCCGAAGTCGATCCCGCTGATGCCGTCACCGGCGACGAGATTGACGTACAGGTGGACGAAGATCAGCACGACGAGGATGGCGCCCGAGATGCGCATGAACAGCCACGCGACCATCTCGAAGTTGCTGCGCGAGCTGGTGGTGCGCGAGTAGCCCGGTGCGACGCGCCCGGAGCGGGGGGTTTCGATGATTGGGGTAGCCATGGGTCCTAACCTCCGAAGACGTGCGTGAGATGGCGGATCGAGAAGGCGATCATGACGACGGCCCAGACGCCGACGACGCTCCAGAGCATCTGGCGGTGGTACTTGGGGCCCTTCTTCCAGAAGTCCACGAGGATCAACCGGATGCCGTTGAAGGCATGGAACATGATCGCCGCGACGAGGCCGAGCTCCCCGAGACCCATGATCGGGTTCTTGTAGGAGGCGATGACGGCGTCATAGGCTTCGGGCGACACCCGGACGAGCGACGTGTCCAGCACGTGGACCAGGAGGAAGAAGAAAATCACTACCCCGGTGATGCGGTGGGCCACCCAGGACCACTGGCCCTCCCGCCCACGGTAGAGGGTGCCCGCTGGTGTCAGTGTCTTCGGCATTGAAATTACCTCCCTGCATCGCCCGGGCGTTAGCGCGATATACGCAGGGATCACGCCGGTGCGACAGCACTCTTCCGATAAGAATAATCTAGGCCGGTGACAGTCCCCGTTCAATTTAGGGGCCCCTTCCCTGTGACCTTGTTAACACCGGCGTCGGCAGCGGCATCCGCGTCGGCATTCGCGTCCGCATCCGCTCCGGTGCCGGCGCCGCGTGAAGGCCTGTGACGCCGCCCGACGGAACCGGTTCCCGTGCGTCGGTTACCGTGGAAGCGATGAATACCGAGAGGGCCGCTGGCCAGACCCCCGACAACGCGCTGGACCGCTTCCACGGCGTCATCCCCGCGGGAGGCACGGGCACGCGCCTGTGGCCGCTCTCGCGGGCCGCCGCCCCCAAGTTCCTGCATGACCTCACCGGTTCCGGCAGCACCCTGATCCGCGCGACGTACGACCGCCTCCGCCCCCTGTGCGACGGCCGCACCATGGTGGTCACGGGCATCGTGCACCGCCGCGCCGTCCTCGAGCAGCTGCCCGAGATCGACGACATGAACCTCGTCCTCGAATCCGAGCCGAAGGACTCCGGCGCGGCGATCGGGCTGGCCGCCGCCATCCTCCACCAGCGGGATCCGAGCATCATCATGGGGTCCTTCGCCGCCGACCAGGTCATCGCGCCCGTGGACGTCTTCCAGGACGCCGTCCGCGAGGCCATCCACACGGCAGCCCGCGGGTACATCGTCACCATCGGCATCAAGCCGACCCACGCCTCCACCGGGTTCGGCTACATCCGGGCCGGCGAGTCCCTCGCGGCCGAGGGGGCGCCCAGCGCCCGCGCCGTCATCGAGTTCGTCGAGAAGCCCTCGCAGGAGGTCGCCGACGGGTACATCGAGAGCGGCAACTACTCGTGGAACGCGGGCATGTTCGTGGCGCCCGTCGACCTCATGCTCAAGCACCTGTCCGCCAACGAGCCCGCGCTCTACGCGGGCCTGATGGAGATCGCCGAGGCGTGGGACACGCCGCAGCGAGTCAAGGTGGCCCGCCGGGTCTGGCCGACCCTCCCGAAGATCGCCATCGACTACGCCGTCGCGGAGCCCGCCGCCGCGGCCGGTGACGTCGCCATGATCCCCGGGGTCTTCAACTGGGACGACGTCGGCGACTTCGCCGCGATCGGCCGCCTGAACCCCGCGGAGGAGAACAGCGAGCTCACGGTGATGGGGGAGGGCGCGCGCGTCTTCTCCGAGAACGCCTCCGGCATCGTGGTCTCGGACACCAAGCGCGTGATCGCGCTGATCGGGATCGACGACGTCGTCATCGTCGACACCCCCGACGCGCTCCTCGTCACCACCAAGGAGCACGCCCAGGAGGTCAAGAAGGCCGTCGAGCGCCTGCGGGCGAGCGGCGACACCGACGTCCTCTGACGCCGTGGCGCCCACCCGGGTCCCGCGGGAGGGCGATCTGTCGAACACGGCGCCTGCGCGGACCCGGGTGGGGAGCCCGGCCCCGGGTCGGTAGGCTGAGGGAGTGGATACGTTCATCACTCAGAGTTCACCGACCTCCCGGGTGGGGGCCTCCCTCGAGCAGTTCCACAACGAGCTGATCGGGATCCGCCGCGATCTGCACCGGCATCCGGAGCTCTCCTACAAGGAGCACCGCACCACCGACGTCCTCGTGGCCCGGCTCGAGCAGGCGGGGCTCGCGCCCCGGCGCCTCGAGGGCACCGGCGCGTTCGTCGACATCGGCCGCGGACCGCTCCGCCTGGCATTGCGCGCGGACATCGACGCACTGCCGATCATCGAGGAGACCGGACTCCCGTTCGCCTCTGCCTCGACGGGCGTGACCCACGCCT
This genomic interval from Arthrobacter agilis contains the following:
- a CDS encoding succinate dehydrogenase hydrophobic membrane anchor subunit — its product is MATPIIETPRSGRVAPGYSRTTSSRSNFEMVAWLFMRISGAILVVLIFVHLYVNLVAGDGISGIDFGFVAGKWASPFWQIWDLTMLWLAMLHGTNGIRVIINDYADKNSTRMWLKGVLYTATLVIVVLGTLVIFTFDPCPVIDGVAHVADYCPTP
- the sdhC gene encoding succinate dehydrogenase, cytochrome b556 subunit, with the translated sequence MPKTLTPAGTLYRGREGQWSWVAHRITGVVIFFFLLVHVLDTSLVRVSPEAYDAVIASYKNPIMGLGELGLVAAIMFHAFNGIRLILVDFWKKGPKYHRQMLWSVVGVWAVVMIAFSIRHLTHVFGG
- a CDS encoding mannose-1-phosphate guanylyltransferase — encoded protein: MNTERAAGQTPDNALDRFHGVIPAGGTGTRLWPLSRAAAPKFLHDLTGSGSTLIRATYDRLRPLCDGRTMVVTGIVHRRAVLEQLPEIDDMNLVLESEPKDSGAAIGLAAAILHQRDPSIIMGSFAADQVIAPVDVFQDAVREAIHTAARGYIVTIGIKPTHASTGFGYIRAGESLAAEGAPSARAVIEFVEKPSQEVADGYIESGNYSWNAGMFVAPVDLMLKHLSANEPALYAGLMEIAEAWDTPQRVKVARRVWPTLPKIAIDYAVAEPAAAAGDVAMIPGVFNWDDVGDFAAIGRLNPAEENSELTVMGEGARVFSENASGIVVSDTKRVIALIGIDDVVIVDTPDALLVTTKEHAQEVKKAVERLRASGDTDVL